A portion of the Physeter macrocephalus isolate SW-GA chromosome 15, ASM283717v5, whole genome shotgun sequence genome contains these proteins:
- the SDCBP gene encoding syntenin-1 isoform X1 gives MSLYPSLEDLKVDKVIQAQAAFSVNPAANPAVVSEASAPISQDGNLYPKLYPELSQYMGLSLNEEEICANMAMVPGAPSQGQLVARASSMNYMVAPVTGNDTGIRRAEIKQGIREVILCKDQDGKIGLRLKSIDNGVFVQLVQANSPSSLVGLRFGDQVLQINGENCAGWSSDRAHKVLKQAFGEKITMTIRDRPFERTVTMHKDSTGHVGFVFKNGNITSIVQDSSAARNGLLTEHNICEVNGQNVIGLKDSQIADILATAGNVVTITIMPAFIFEHIIKRMAPSIMKSLMDHTIPEV, from the exons ATGTCTCTGTACCCATCTCTTGAAGACCTGAAGGTAGACAAGGTGATTCAG gctcAAGCTGCCTTTTCTGTAAACCCCGCCGCCAACCCAGCAGTTGTGTCTGAAGCTTCTGCTCCCATCTCCCAAGATGGAA ATCTCTATCCTAAACTGTATCCGGAGCTCTCTCAGTACATGGGCCTGAgtttaaatgaagaagaaatatgtGCAAATATGGCCATGGTCCCTGGAGCACCAAGTCAGGGG CAGTTGGTAGCAAGAGCTTCCAGTATGAACTATATGGTGGCTCCTGTAACTGGTAATGATACTGGAATCCGCAGAGCAGAAATTAAGCAAGGGATTCGGGAGGTCATTCTGTGTAAGGATCAAGATGGAAAAATTGGGCTCAGGCTTAAATCCATAGATAAT GGTGTATTTGTTCAGCTAGTCCAGGCAAATTCTCCGTCCTCGCTGGTTGGTCTGCGATTCGGGGACCAGGTGCTCCAGATCAACGGGGAGAACTGTGCTGGCTGGAGCTCCGACCGAGCGCACAAGGTGCTCAAGCAGGCTTTTGGAGAGAAGATTACTATGACCATTCGTGACAG GCCCTTTGAACGGACAGTTACCATGCATAAGGACAGTACTGGACATGTTGgctttgtctttaaaaatggaaacatcacATCCATAGTGCAAGACAGTTCTGCAGCTAGAAACGGTCTTCTCACGGAACACAACATCTGTGAGGTCAACGGACAGAACGTCATTGGACTGAAG GACTCTCAAATCGCAGACATACTGGCAACAGCTGGGAATGTAGTTACTATTACAATCATGCCTGCTTTTATATTTGAACATATTATTAAACG
- the SDCBP gene encoding syntenin-1 isoform X2, giving the protein MSLYPSLEDLKVDKVIQAQAAFSVNPAANPAVVSEASAPISQDGNLYPKLYPELSQYMGLSLNEEEICANMAMVPGAPSQGLVARASSMNYMVAPVTGNDTGIRRAEIKQGIREVILCKDQDGKIGLRLKSIDNGVFVQLVQANSPSSLVGLRFGDQVLQINGENCAGWSSDRAHKVLKQAFGEKITMTIRDRPFERTVTMHKDSTGHVGFVFKNGNITSIVQDSSAARNGLLTEHNICEVNGQNVIGLKDSQIADILATAGNVVTITIMPAFIFEHIIKRMAPSIMKSLMDHTIPEV; this is encoded by the exons ATGTCTCTGTACCCATCTCTTGAAGACCTGAAGGTAGACAAGGTGATTCAG gctcAAGCTGCCTTTTCTGTAAACCCCGCCGCCAACCCAGCAGTTGTGTCTGAAGCTTCTGCTCCCATCTCCCAAGATGGAA ATCTCTATCCTAAACTGTATCCGGAGCTCTCTCAGTACATGGGCCTGAgtttaaatgaagaagaaatatgtGCAAATATGGCCATGGTCCCTGGAGCACCAAGTCAGGGG TTGGTAGCAAGAGCTTCCAGTATGAACTATATGGTGGCTCCTGTAACTGGTAATGATACTGGAATCCGCAGAGCAGAAATTAAGCAAGGGATTCGGGAGGTCATTCTGTGTAAGGATCAAGATGGAAAAATTGGGCTCAGGCTTAAATCCATAGATAAT GGTGTATTTGTTCAGCTAGTCCAGGCAAATTCTCCGTCCTCGCTGGTTGGTCTGCGATTCGGGGACCAGGTGCTCCAGATCAACGGGGAGAACTGTGCTGGCTGGAGCTCCGACCGAGCGCACAAGGTGCTCAAGCAGGCTTTTGGAGAGAAGATTACTATGACCATTCGTGACAG GCCCTTTGAACGGACAGTTACCATGCATAAGGACAGTACTGGACATGTTGgctttgtctttaaaaatggaaacatcacATCCATAGTGCAAGACAGTTCTGCAGCTAGAAACGGTCTTCTCACGGAACACAACATCTGTGAGGTCAACGGACAGAACGTCATTGGACTGAAG GACTCTCAAATCGCAGACATACTGGCAACAGCTGGGAATGTAGTTACTATTACAATCATGCCTGCTTTTATATTTGAACATATTATTAAACG